CCGCATTTAAATCAAACCTTGTCTTTTCTGACAGAAAATCCATCTTCATATTTAATGCTAATGTACCCCCATATACATTAGCTGTGGCTGCTAAAGTAGAAGGAAGTTCAACCTTACCATTTTCTACATTTGTAAGATTTTCAGCAAGTACATGCAACTGTTGAAGAGAAATATCTACTTTGGGGCTCGCACCTGCATCTACATAATGAATACTGCCATTATTAATCTCAAAGCGATTGATTTTTAAAGGCATGAAGTCTTTAAGGACTTTTTGAAAACTATTAGTATCTTTTTTAACATCATTTAATTCAGCTCTGTCTTTTGTAAAAATCAATTTAGGCGTATTGAATATAAGTTTACCTACCAACCTGCCATGAAAAAGTGCTTTCCATTGGATTGAAATATCTAAATCGTTAACTGTAAAAAAAGGAGTTTGTTTTTGAGTGGATGAGTCTAGCTTATTTAAATACATCCCCTGGATTTGATAAGCACCGCGATATAGCGATACATCAATATCTTGTATATGACCATAGTACCCAGGCATGTGAGATAATGTTTTATTGCAATAATTTAATAGAATAGTTGGCAATAATAACCGGAAGACAATAAGTATAATTACAATCGTCCCTATTATTACATAGCGCTTCTGTAAACGAGTTTTTTTTGTTTTATTATTCATAAAGTTATACAACGAATACTTAAGTCTTTAAACTGGCTGCCCTCCCAATTTTATCCGGCTTCTCCAGAATTTGGATTTTTTTTATTTTGTCAGTTTTTTTTCTTCCTCGTTATTTTCTTTAACCCTCTTTGTCGACTATTTCTTCTACATAATTTCAATCAACATCATCATCTATATCATTATTTTCTTCTTTATCAAATATATCTTCTTCGTCCCCTGCATTTTTAGGTTGCGCGTGCATAATTGGTGGTTATTGATTACCCGCTAATGTGTATTTAATAAGTTTTATCATCACCGGAATTATTTTTTGCTTTTGGTTGTTTACATGAATGTCATTTTGATAAGATTTAATGAACAAATGATATACCATTAGTTGTATTCTATATATTCGCTTTTCCCTTTTATAACTGAATAGTGACATCTTGACCTCATTTTGACAATGATTTGTCGCGGTAGATCTGCTTTGCGTTTTCTTTATGGAAATATGAAAGATAAATTCAGATGTAGTAAAATAAAAATTATAAAGCTATACGTCAACTGGTTACAAAAAAACTGGGATTTTAATGCCGGCTGGTATGCGAACAGCCTAAAGAATATTACTCATATTTTGTTACAAAAAATAATAAATAAAGGCAGTATTATAATTAATACCGCCCCTTCTTAAAACAAATTATATCGAACCTATTTATATGCTACAAAAATTGTGTGTTTTTTTACTAACCTATAGATTATATAAGTTTTTTAATAATTATACAATGATTGAAGGAAAAAGCTGTACAATAAAGACTTCTTTTTAATAGTGTTTATAATCTTGGGATTTTATTGTAGATAATATTTCCCGCTGTGTTGATTTTTAACCTGCGAGTTTATACCCAACACATAATTTAAAAAGGGCATGATTATTAATATTAATTATAATAGTACCAACAATTTATTCATTTAAATAAAATAATAATAATTATGGAAAAGACTACTAAACGCAATAATACCAAAGCTGCCAAGAACGCCTCTCAAGAAAATGATTCACGATTGGAAGAATTTTTCCATGATGAATTAAAAGATATTTATTGGGCAGAAAAACACTTAGTAAAGACACTTCCAAAAATGGCAAAAGCTGCCAGTGCTGAAGATCTAAAAACTGCTATTAACGATCACCTTGAAGTAACTAAGGAACATGTGACAAGGCTGGAACAGGTTTTTAGCATTTTAGAACAAAAGCCTCAAGCTAAAAAATGTGATGCGATGGAAGGTATTACCAAAGAAGGGGATAGCATCATTGAAGATACCGAAGATGGCACTGCAACCAGGGATGTGGGAATTATTCTTGCCTGCCAAAAAGTAGAGCACTATGAAATTGCTACTTATGGCGGATTAGCACAATTAGCTAAAACATTAGGGTATACGAAAGCAGCAGCTATTTTAGAAAAGACGCTTAGTGAAGAAAAAGAAGCCGATCAAAGCTTAACTGAATTAGCAGAAGCTACCGTAAATGAACAGGCAAATGCGGAATAACCATACTCCTTCCTACTTAGCGAACCAGATCCCGGTGATCTGGTTCTTTTATTTTTTAACTTAAACTAATATATCATGAAACAAGATGTAAATACACCACAAAGAAGCTTTTTTGAAAACTTTGCTGTAAAGGTCACTAAAGCTACAGGAAGCACAGCTGCATTTATCCTTGCATTACTTTCTGTAATCGTATGGGTTATTACCGGACCAATATTTCATTACTCTGAAAATTGGCAACTCGTAATCAATACCGGAACTACTATCATCACATTCCTTATGGTCTTTTTAATTCAAAAAGCGCAAAATAAAGATTCACTTGCGATACAGTTAAAATTGAATGAATTGGTAGCCGCACATGAATTTGCAAGTAACAGATTAGTAAATGTGGAAAATATGACTGAAGACGAATTAAAAGTAATTCAAAAATATTATGGGAAGCTGAGCGATTTTACTAAAAAAGAGGAAAGTTTACAGCAATCTCATTCCATTGATGAAGCAAAAGGTATGCATGATCTAAAAAAAGAAATGGAGGATGAACTAGAGGCACGGTTTAAAAAATAATGGTCTGGAAATTGGATTTACGAAAGTAGAGTAACACAATTAGTGATGACGCCAGAATTGTATGATATAACGGCACTAAAGATTATTTCAGGCTATTTTATCAAAACAAATGAAAGTATTGCTGTAGCAGAAAGCGTTACTTCAGGACATTTGCAAGCAGCACTTTCTTCAGCTGAAAATGCTTCCGTTTTTTTTCAAGGTGGACTGACCGCTTACAACCTGATGCAAAAATACAAGCATCTACACATTGATATTACAACAGCAATTACCTGTAATTGTGTATCTGCAATAATTTCAGAAGAGATGGCAATCAATGGCAGTAAACTCTTTTCAAGTCACTGGGGAATAGGGGTTACTGGATATGCCTCACCGTTGCCGGAAGAAGGAATCGTTGATCTGTTTGCTTATTATACAATCACCTTTAAAGAGACAATTATTAAACAAGAAATAGTGTATGCTCCTAAAGCTGATCCTATCTTGATCCAATTGCACTACACCAATCATATTTTAAGAAGCATCGCACATGAGATTGAAATACAGCCTTAATTATTTAAAACTATCAGTATGGAAACACTTATTGAACTATTTGGACAGGGAAAAGATTTAACCATTATTCAAATGGGCAACCGGGGAATTATAATTTTCTTGTTCACGCTTTTTTTGATTAGAATATCCGGCAGGCGTTCTTTTGGAATTAAAACACCACTGGATAACATTATTGTCATATTGTTGGGAAGTGTTTTGGCTCGTGCAATCGTTGGAGCCTCTCCTTTTATTCCCATTATTATTACCTGTTTGGTAATTGTACTGTTACATCGAATCTTTGGATGGGCAATTGTTCGCTACAGACCTTTTGCAAAACTTATAGAAGGAGAAAAAATATTACTATTTGTTAAAGGCAGCTTTATAAAAGAAAATCTCAATAAAGCATTAGTGTGTGAAGAGGATGTACTACAAGGTATTAGAGAATCAGCATTAACGGACGATTTGCAAAAAATAGACAAGGTGTACATCGAACGAAACGGTTCTATCAGCGCTATCAAAAAAAATAATTAATGATTTTATTTCTGATGGTTTTTAAGTACACCTTTTTTATAATCTCTTAGAAAATTAATATAATCAGTTTTTATTTGACTTACATAATGAATTGCGTATGTTAATACTTTTTCTTGCCAGTCTTTCTTTGCTCCAAATTCTTTTAACTCATCCGTAATAGATGAGCCTTGCTCTCCTGAGCTTCGTAATTGGGATGAAGCCGTTAACATTGCCATATCATCAATCACCTGATAGATATTTCTGTAATCCTTTTTAATCAGATTAAAATTAATACTGTCTTCGGTAGGTTGTAATTCTTCTATTACAAAAGGCATTTTCTTAAAAACGGTTGCACTTAATAAGGCAGGCGGTCTATTCTGCATTCTTTGCTGGATTGTAATGATACGTTCAGCATTGGTATTCCATTGTGGTTGTTTTATTCTTACATATGGTAATAAGGATGGTGGAGTTGCTTCTTTCATATCAAGCAATAGGTATTTTTCTCCTGTACCATTAGAAGATTTTAATAAAATTATATATCGTATTTGTCCTAAACTGCCTGTACCGGCAACACGAAACGCAGCGTCAATTGGAATATAGTTATAGGGGCTTCCTCCATCATTCTTTAACCATCCCGCAATATGGTTAAACAACTCTTTTTTCAATGCTGGAGGTAGTTTGAGATGTTTGGGGGTATTCAAAAGCATTATTTTTTTGTTTTTCACCCTGGCTTTTTTCTTTAGAATATCTTTTGTTTTCCTTTTGCTTGCATTTACTAAGAATTGGCAAACAATTCCTTTTGCCACACGAGGTTCGATATAATTAGGTTTACCTTTTTCTAAGATGGACGAATAGGTCTTTAAGAATAATTGTGCCATATTAATGGCTTTCTTTTGCTCGATTCGTAAAGATTCAAATGCAACAAAAATACTTGTTACCATGCGTACTACTTCAAATATTGCTGGTGCTAATAATGCTTCGTCAAAATCATTGAGATCGAAATAAACCAATCTATTGTCGCTTTTAAAGCTCCCAAAATTTTCTAAATGCAAATCACCACAAATCCATGCAAGAGGAGATTGAAATACCTTACCGGATTTTTTTAGGTCTTCATAAAACAGATGATTTGTTCCGCGATAGAATTTGTAAAGATCTGTCGCCATTACCTTATACTTTTCCTGAATCATAGCAGGCAGTCTTGTCTCATTAAATTTTTGGATTCGTCTAGTTACTTTTTCCATGTGCAGTTAGGTTATAAAAGAGATAAAATAAAAGCATGCCAATATAGAGATTTGCACAACAGATACGTGTAATTCTCAATTAAAAATTTTAACCTTTGGGGCTAAGTCAGTAATGGAAAGTTAATTCTCAAACATGGTCTAGCTTTGTTTCTTCGGAGTGTTAAGTATAGTTTTAGACAATTATCTTGGCGATGATAAAATATTTGAACAATTCCGGAAAAATTCTCTTATAAACTTTCTCATTCGTGTTCTTTGTTTTACTTAATATTATATCATTTATGATATTTCATTCTCTTTATTCTTTTTCTTATCTTCTTGATATTCTTCTTTAGCTATTTTTTTAATTGCTTTCTTTTCAGAATCATCATTTTCTTTTGTTTGATTTGGGTTATTTAAATCACTAGTGTCTTTATCTTTTCCTTTTTCAAAGTTCTTATTATTCATAATTTTTTAAATTAAGATGATTTAATCCATCTTTTAAGAAGTAAAATTGAATTGTTTAAAATATCCCAAAACAACTACAGTTATTATATTTCCTAAGAATTGTTTAAACTGAGTTGGTTGGGAAAAAGAATAGTTGTGCTCGTAGAACGTTTCTCATTGTAAATTAAAAGATTTTTTCATCAAAAAAACGCCTAATTGCATGTGAAAGTGACGGCAATCTTATCCCTTTTTCATTTTGCAAGGCACTATTTAAAGGTCGTTTAGCTTTCCATCCCATGGCGTTTAACAAACAAGGTTTCAGATATTTTTTTGAGTGACCACTCCTATTTGCTATTTCACAAGCAAACTCAAACCATGTTAATGAATCATCATTTGATAAATGCTGTATGCCCTTTTCTTTATCAATAAAAAGATCAAGTGAAGTGTTTACTAAATCAGGTACATAGGTTGGCGAAACAATAATATCTGTTATAACAGGACAATCTTTATTTTCTTTTAATGAATCTAACACATCCCATGCAAAATTGACTTTATCCCAAGGTCCAAAAAAAGCGCTGGTTCGTATTATCAACGATTCCGAGTTTTCTTTCAAAACATTCCGTTCTCCTTTTGCCTTGCTTTCTCCGTATATATTTAAAGGATGTACATTATCAATTTCAAAATAAGGAGAATGCTTTTCTCCATCAAATACCAGGTCAGATGAAAAGGTCATGAACCGAATGCATTTTTCTTTACAGGCTTTAGCAAGTAAGGAAGGTGCAATAGCATTAATGCTAAAACATTCTTCTTTATTATCTTCTGCGTCATCTACTCGTACATAGCCGGCTGTATTAATGATCGCCCAAGGCTGATATTGATCGATTATTGTTGCGATAGATTTACTATTGGTTATATCAACATCATTCCTGTTAAGTGAGATAGCAGGTATAGATCGATCTTTACAGATCTTAATGAAAGCAGCACCTAATGTACCCGTGCTTCCAATTATAAGCAGTGGAATATTTTTTTTATGAACTGAACTATTGTTGAGATCATTCTTATGCCACCAACCTTGTTGCTCTAACAGCGGATGATGATGATCTCTCTTTTTTGCTAATGATTTAATAAGTGTAGCTGTGGCAGTTGCACGCAACGCATTATTTTTCACTTCAAATATTCCTGTTTCGTAATGGCCATCATTTTTTGTTAGTAAGCTATTCCAGTCATAGGAGCCTAACAATGCCCATGCGGTAACAGCTTTTATAGGAATATTTTCTTTAGTTAAAGATGAGCAAGTGTCCCATGTTTCTTTAAACCATCGCAGTTGTTCTTCCCTTGTGCAGTTAAGATGACATTCTGTAACCGCAATAGGTATATTATATCGTTGCCATGCTTCAATTAATAATTTTTTTAAGCCTGCAGGCTTGATAATATGTGCCGCACAGATATCTGCATATTGATGAATATGATTATTTCCAAGTACATGTTTTGGATATGAATTAGTATTATCATCTAAATATCTTTCAGAAGTTACATAATAATTAGCACCTATTATACTGGGTGGACAAGGGTTATCTATAAAAAAATTTAATAGCCGTTCATCTATTTCATGCCTTGTAAAATATTCCCATAATGGATGGTGCTTATTTAATCTGCCACATAAAATATCGTACGTAAGCCATCGCCGTTCATTTTCAAAATCTGCCTGGTATTGTAATAATGAAGTGCTATGCACTTTTGCCAGGTCTTCAGTTTGCACCAACTTTGCATTAGGATTAACAGTGCGAATTTGTTGCATTGACAATACTACTGCTTTCAATTGGTGCAACAGCATTATCAAAAAGCTCCTGTCCTTGGTATGATGTGGATACCATAAGCCGTACAAACCACTAAAGCGTGCAGTAGTTAAGGGTTCATTAACGGGTGTGTAGTACTCTATCCATGGAAATTGAGTAGCTACTTTTTTAGCATAAGCAGATAATCCCTCGCAAAAATTTTCATTGTCTAAAGATGTATAGGAAGGTCCGCTGCCATGATGTACCAAGCCAACAATGGGTATAATGTTATGTTCTTTTATTTTATTTAATTGCCCGGTTACCCAACTCCAATCAATGGTTGCATTAAACAAGGGCTCATGCAATTCCCAAAGAATGGGATAACGTAATGCCTTAATGCCTAATGCTGCAAATTTATCAATATCATCTTCACGTGAATAGTGACCAGAATATTGTAATTGATCTCTCCATTTATCCTGCACTCTGTTTATCGTACATTCAATCCCGCCCCAAACTTCAGGAATCTTGAAGAGCTGGCAATTTATATCCGTTGACATGTGTTTCCGTTTCTATTGACAATTTTTTGTAAAGAGTAAGAGCCTGGGCCACTACCTGGTCCATATTATAATACTTGTAAGTTGCCAATCTTCCAACAAAATGTACATTGGCACTTTGTGCGGCCAACTGCTGATATTTTTTATATAATTCAGCATTTTCAGGTCTTGGCACAGGATAGTAAGGATCACCCTCCTCTTTTGGATATTCATATACAACAGATGTTTTGGAATGTCTTTGTCCTGTGAGGTATTTAAATTCGGTAACTCTCGTATAAGGATGTTCGTTAGGAAAATTAACCGTACCTGTAGGTTGGTAT
The Ferruginibacter albus DNA segment above includes these coding regions:
- a CDS encoding DUF2252 family protein gives rise to the protein MEKVTRRIQKFNETRLPAMIQEKYKVMATDLYKFYRGTNHLFYEDLKKSGKVFQSPLAWICGDLHLENFGSFKSDNRLVYFDLNDFDEALLAPAIFEVVRMVTSIFVAFESLRIEQKKAINMAQLFLKTYSSILEKGKPNYIEPRVAKGIVCQFLVNASKRKTKDILKKKARVKNKKIMLLNTPKHLKLPPALKKELFNHIAGWLKNDGGSPYNYIPIDAAFRVAGTGSLGQIRYIILLKSSNGTGEKYLLLDMKEATPPSLLPYVRIKQPQWNTNAERIITIQQRMQNRPPALLSATVFKKMPFVIEELQPTEDSINFNLIKKDYRNIYQVIDDMAMLTASSQLRSSGEQGSSITDELKEFGAKKDWQEKVLTYAIHYVSQIKTDYINFLRDYKKGVLKNHQK
- a CDS encoding DUF748 domain-containing protein; the protein is MPGYYGHIQDIDVSLYRGAYQIQGMYLNKLDSSTQKQTPFFTVNDLDISIQWKALFHGRLVGKLIFNTPKLIFTKDRAELNDVKKDTNSFQKVLKDFMPLKINRFEINNGSIHYVDAGASPKVDISLQQLHVLAENLTNVENGKVELPSTLAATANVYGGTLALNMKMDFLSEKTRFDLNADVKNVNLALLNDFLKAYGGFDVNKGSLGLYTEFAAKDGKYVGYVKPVIKDLKVLGPQDRHDNILQKAWEVIVGAAAGILKNHKEQQIATKVSIEGAFGKSSTNVVDAIWELLRNAFIQALMPSIDNQINLSSVNNAEPEHKTFFQKLFGKKDDKKKK
- a CDS encoding low affinity iron permease family protein; its protein translation is MKQDVNTPQRSFFENFAVKVTKATGSTAAFILALLSVIVWVITGPIFHYSENWQLVINTGTTIITFLMVFLIQKAQNKDSLAIQLKLNELVAAHEFASNRLVNVENMTEDELKVIQKYYGKLSDFTKKEESLQQSHSIDEAKGMHDLKKEMEDELEARFKK
- a CDS encoding CinA family protein; this translates as MTPELYDITALKIISGYFIKTNESIAVAESVTSGHLQAALSSAENASVFFQGGLTAYNLMQKYKHLHIDITTAITCNCVSAIISEEMAINGSKLFSSHWGIGVTGYASPLPEEGIVDLFAYYTITFKETIIKQEIVYAPKADPILIQLHYTNHILRSIAHEIEIQP
- a CDS encoding YciE/YciF ferroxidase family protein, coding for MEKTTKRNNTKAAKNASQENDSRLEEFFHDELKDIYWAEKHLVKTLPKMAKAASAEDLKTAINDHLEVTKEHVTRLEQVFSILEQKPQAKKCDAMEGITKEGDSIIEDTEDGTATRDVGIILACQKVEHYEIATYGGLAQLAKTLGYTKAAAILEKTLSEEKEADQSLTELAEATVNEQANAE
- a CDS encoding DUF421 domain-containing protein, yielding METLIELFGQGKDLTIIQMGNRGIIIFLFTLFLIRISGRRSFGIKTPLDNIIVILLGSVLARAIVGASPFIPIIITCLVIVLLHRIFGWAIVRYRPFAKLIEGEKILLFVKGSFIKENLNKALVCEEDVLQGIRESALTDDLQKIDKVYIERNGSISAIKKNN
- a CDS encoding family 1 glycosylhydrolase gives rise to the protein MSTDINCQLFKIPEVWGGIECTINRVQDKWRDQLQYSGHYSREDDIDKFAALGIKALRYPILWELHEPLFNATIDWSWVTGQLNKIKEHNIIPIVGLVHHGSGPSYTSLDNENFCEGLSAYAKKVATQFPWIEYYTPVNEPLTTARFSGLYGLWYPHHTKDRSFLIMLLHQLKAVVLSMQQIRTVNPNAKLVQTEDLAKVHSTSLLQYQADFENERRWLTYDILCGRLNKHHPLWEYFTRHEIDERLLNFFIDNPCPPSIIGANYYVTSERYLDDNTNSYPKHVLGNNHIHQYADICAAHIIKPAGLKKLLIEAWQRYNIPIAVTECHLNCTREEQLRWFKETWDTCSSLTKENIPIKAVTAWALLGSYDWNSLLTKNDGHYETGIFEVKNNALRATATATLIKSLAKKRDHHHPLLEQQGWWHKNDLNNSSVHKKNIPLLIIGSTGTLGAAFIKICKDRSIPAISLNRNDVDITNSKSIATIIDQYQPWAIINTAGYVRVDDAEDNKEECFSINAIAPSLLAKACKEKCIRFMTFSSDLVFDGEKHSPYFEIDNVHPLNIYGESKAKGERNVLKENSESLIIRTSAFFGPWDKVNFAWDVLDSLKENKDCPVITDIIVSPTYVPDLVNTSLDLFIDKEKGIQHLSNDDSLTWFEFACEIANRSGHSKKYLKPCLLNAMGWKAKRPLNSALQNEKGIRLPSLSHAIRRFFDEKIF